The nucleotide window TGCTGACGTGGGCTAGTTAAGCGGCTGGTCGGCATCTCGCAAGCATAAAATGCATCGTGGAAACCATGATTATCGTGTCTTTGCGGCGCGTTTGGCGAGCAGCGCCTTCCGGAGCCTCTCAAGAGGCAGGGTGTTGATGACGTCACCCTTTTCCAGGCCACCCTTGCGGGCGATGCCGGCTCCCAGCCGCAACCACCCCGCATGCTCAAACCGGTGGGCATCGCAGTTGATGACGCATTTCACGCCTTGCGACTTTGCGTAAGGCCAGTGGCGCCAGTCCATGTCGAACCGCAATGGACTGGCGTTGAGTTCAATCCACGTGCCCGTTGCGGCGCAGGCGTCGATGACCGCCTGATGGTTCACGTGGTAAGGCTCGCGTTCGAGCAACAGCCGGCCGGTGAGATGGCCGAGCATGTGAACGAACGGATTCCGCGCCGCGCCCACGAGGCGCGCGGTCATTTCGGCTTCGCTCAGGGTGAAGCTCTGGTGAATGCTGGCCACCACCACGTCCAGTTCCGCCAGCAGGTCATCGGGAAAATCCAGCCGGCCATCCTTGAGAACATCCACCTCGGTGCCCGTGAGCAGACGGAAATCCTCGCCCTCATCCGCCAGCTTCTGGTTGACATCACGGATGGCCTTGAGTTGTTGCCGCACGCGCGCCTCGTCGAGCCCGTTGGCTTGGAAGGACGCCTTGGAATGATCCGTCACGGCCCAATAGGCGCAGCCCAGCCCCATCATGCTGCGCGCGATCTCCTCCAGTGTCTGATGGCCGTCGCTCCACGTGGAGTGATTGTGCAGGGAGCCGCGCAGGTCGCTCCATTCAATGAGCCGGGGCAGTTCGCCCTTTTCCGCCGCGGCGAATTCGCCCATGGCTTCCCGCAATTCCGGCGGCACGTAAGCGAGCCCCAGCGTTTCGAAAATGGCCTCTTCCGTCGCGCAGGGCACGAGCAGCTTGGGGTCGCGGGTTTCCTCCTTCGACTTGAACAGGCCGTATTCGTTCAGCCGCAGGCCGCGGGCGATGGCGCGCTGGCGCATGACGATGTTGTGCTCCTTGCTGCCGGTGAAATAGGCGAGTGCAAACGGGAACTCCGCGTCGCTGACGACGCGCAAGTCGGCCTGGATGCCGCCTTCGAGCAGCACGCTCGCCTTGGTCTCGCCCTTGGCAATCACGTTGAGGATGCCGGGCAGTTGCGTGAAAAAGTCGATCACCGCCGCCGGTTTGCGCGACGACGCCAGCAGGTCAATGTCACCAATGACCTCCTTGTGCCGGCGCAGGCTGCCGGCGGTGCTGCAACGCGTCACGGCCGGATGCTGGCGCAACTCTTCGAGCAGCGGTTCGGCCACGCGCAGGGCATCGCCCAGCAGATGGCGCGAGGCGTAGGCGCGCCGGCGATGAATCCCTTCAAGCAGATTCTGCTGGGTCTTTTCCCCGAAGCCGGCGAGGCCGGCCACCTTGCCGTCTTTGCAGGCCTGTTCAAGCTGGTCAGTGTTTTCGATGCCGAGCTGTTTGTGCAGGGCGAGCAGCTTTTTCGGACCGAGGCCGGGAATCTCAAGCATGTCCACGAGCCCCTTCGGCACGGAGGCGCGGAGTTCCTCGTAATAGGGCAGGCGGCCGGTGGTGACGAGCGTGGTGATCTTCTCCCGCAACGCCTCGCCGATGCCCTTGAGTTCGCCCAGCCGGTCCTCGGCGATCAATTTGTCCAGCGACTCGCTCGTGCTTTCGATGGCGCGGGCGGCGTTGTGATAGGCGCGCGTCTTGAACGGATTTTCACCCTTCAACTCCAGCAACGTGCCGATGTTCACGAGAATTTCGGCCACTTCGTCCTTGTTCATGGCGTCACGATAATCCCAAGCTGGCGGCGTGGGGAGTGCGAATTCGGCGCGGCCGGCGGCCGCCCTGAAACGTGCCTTTCCCTGTCGCGGCAGGTCGGGTAAGTTGCGGTTGTCTTGGCCATGCCAACCTTGGGTCCATCACGAAAACATGCAAAGCCGGTGGGTGCCTTCACCCTCATCGAACTGCTTGTCGTGATTGCCATCATCGCAATCCTCGCGGCGTTGTTGTTGCCGGCGTTGTCCCGGGCCAAGAGCAAGGCCTACCGGGTGCAGTGCCTCAACAACCTCCGCCAGCTGGCCTTGCCCTTCCAGCTTTACGCGGACGACCACGAGGGCCGGCTGGTCGCGAACGGCTTTCTCAACAGCTACGCGGACTTGGGCAAAGCGAAGTTTTGGGTCGCCGGGGGCGAGCATCTTTACCCACAATTCTTCACCAACGAGGATTGTCTGCGGAATGACGACTACGCGTTGTTCGCCGGTTATGTCAAAAGCCTTGGCATCTACAAATGCCCGGCCGACCGGCAGGAACCCGAGTGGCAGGGCGTGAAATATACCAAACTGCGCAGCTATTCCCTGAATTGCTACTTCGGCTGGCCGGCCGGCAGCGAGCCGAGCGCCAATTACGTGACGTTCCGCAAGCAGGCGGATGTGCCGAAGCCCAGCGAACTGTTCACCTTTGTGGATGGGGCGCCGCTGAATCTGTGTCTGCCCGCCTTCGTGTTTTACGGCAGCACGTGGTTTTACCACCGGCCTTCCGCCGAGCACGACGGCTCGGGCAACCTCGCCTTTGCGGATGGCCACGTGGAATCGCACCGCTGGCGTGAGGCGGAAACCATTGCTGCGGCCAAAAACGGGGGCACGGCCGGCGACGGCGGACATTTCACCTTCGTCTCCTCCGGCAACACGGACCTCGCGTGGCTGCGCGAGCACGCGTCCGTTCGCAGCCCTTGAATCGCGCCCCGGCCGCGCCCCGCATCCATGACTCCAGCAATTCCCATCGCTCTCACCATCGCCGGCTCGGACAGCGGCGGCGGCGCCGGCATACAGGCCGACCTCAAAACCTTCCACGCGCTCGGCGTCCATGGCACGAGCGCCGTCACCTGCCTGACCGCACAGAATCCGCGGGGCGTTTCGGGCATTCAGGCGAGTTCGCCCGATTTTTTGCGCCGGCAACTGGAGGCGGTCTTCGCGGAGTTGAAACCGGCGGCGGTGAAGACGGGAATGCTGCTCTCCGCGCCGCTGGTTCGGGTGGTGGTGGAACGCTTCAAGCGGCGCCCGGCCCCGCCGCTCGTGGTGGATCCCGTGATGGTGGCGACGAGCGGCGCGCGGTTGCTCAAAGCATCCGCCATCGCGGCCCTCCGGAACGAACTGCTGCCGCTGGCCGCCATCGTCACGCCCAACCTGGACGAGGCGGAGCTCCTCGCCGACATGAAACTCTGCTCCGTGGAAGACCTGCGTGCTGCCGCGCGGACGATTCACGCCCGTTGCGGCTGCGCGGTGCTGGTCAAGGGCGGGCATCTGCGCGGATTGACCGAGGCGGTGGACGTGTTTTACGACGGGCGGGTGGAGTTGTTGCTGAGCGCGCCCTTCGTGAAAGGCGTTTCCACGCACGGCACGGGTTGCACTTACTCGGCGGCGATCACCGCCGGGCTGGCGCGCGGCCTTTCCCTTCCGGTCGCGGTGCCGCGGGCGAAGGAATTCATTTCCCACGCCATTGCCAACAGCCAGCGGGCTGGACGGCATTTCGTGCTTCACTGGGGCGGCGGCCGGCCGGCCTGACCCCGCCCGGCGGGTTACAACCAGCGGTGAAGTTTTTCCCGCAGCTGGCGGCGCGCCCGGTAAAGCCGCGATTCAATCGCCTTCGGCGTGGTGCCCACCAGGGC belongs to Verrucomicrobiia bacterium and includes:
- the polX gene encoding DNA polymerase/3'-5' exonuclease PolX, with product MNKDEVAEILVNIGTLLELKGENPFKTRAYHNAARAIESTSESLDKLIAEDRLGELKGIGEALREKITTLVTTGRLPYYEELRASVPKGLVDMLEIPGLGPKKLLALHKQLGIENTDQLEQACKDGKVAGLAGFGEKTQQNLLEGIHRRRAYASRHLLGDALRVAEPLLEELRQHPAVTRCSTAGSLRRHKEVIGDIDLLASSRKPAAVIDFFTQLPGILNVIAKGETKASVLLEGGIQADLRVVSDAEFPFALAYFTGSKEHNIVMRQRAIARGLRLNEYGLFKSKEETRDPKLLVPCATEEAIFETLGLAYVPPELREAMGEFAAAEKGELPRLIEWSDLRGSLHNHSTWSDGHQTLEEIARSMMGLGCAYWAVTDHSKASFQANGLDEARVRQQLKAIRDVNQKLADEGEDFRLLTGTEVDVLKDGRLDFPDDLLAELDVVVASIHQSFTLSEAEMTARLVGAARNPFVHMLGHLTGRLLLEREPYHVNHQAVIDACAATGTWIELNASPLRFDMDWRHWPYAKSQGVKCVINCDAHRFEHAGWLRLGAGIARKGGLEKGDVINTLPLERLRKALLAKRAAKTR
- a CDS encoding prepilin-type N-terminal cleavage/methylation domain-containing protein, with protein sequence MGAFTLIELLVVIAIIAILAALLLPALSRAKSKAYRVQCLNNLRQLALPFQLYADDHEGRLVANGFLNSYADLGKAKFWVAGGEHLYPQFFTNEDCLRNDDYALFAGYVKSLGIYKCPADRQEPEWQGVKYTKLRSYSLNCYFGWPAGSEPSANYVTFRKQADVPKPSELFTFVDGAPLNLCLPAFVFYGSTWFYHRPSAEHDGSGNLAFADGHVESHRWREAETIAAAKNGGTAGDGGHFTFVSSGNTDLAWLREHASVRSP
- the thiD gene encoding bifunctional hydroxymethylpyrimidine kinase/phosphomethylpyrimidine kinase — translated: MTPAIPIALTIAGSDSGGGAGIQADLKTFHALGVHGTSAVTCLTAQNPRGVSGIQASSPDFLRRQLEAVFAELKPAAVKTGMLLSAPLVRVVVERFKRRPAPPLVVDPVMVATSGARLLKASAIAALRNELLPLAAIVTPNLDEAELLADMKLCSVEDLRAAARTIHARCGCAVLVKGGHLRGLTEAVDVFYDGRVELLLSAPFVKGVSTHGTGCTYSAAITAGLARGLSLPVAVPRAKEFISHAIANSQRAGRHFVLHWGGGRPA